In Lactuca sativa cultivar Salinas chromosome 5, Lsat_Salinas_v11, whole genome shotgun sequence, the DNA window tatgtcggaTATATTTACTATAGAATATATTAAATCAATTGGTTTTACTTTTTTTAAACAAAGAAAtaaaagaatttgaaagaaaagatattttattatattaaatcattaataaataacaagcttagattttacgaagatatacAGTAGAGTTTTGCaaataagttttttattttttactatttttttattaatacttGTGCCTAAAACCTTCTTACATTAACACGCGGAAAGCGAGCCTTTAATCCGCTTCCCTTGTGCTGGTACAACTTAAAACCAGCGGCTTCCATTGATTTACCCGCATCCTGTTTCTGGCATTTCGTCGAACAGAAGAACAGCTCCCATATTTATACCGCATACCTCCAACCCCCAAATCAACAAGCTACCAAATCACCTTCAAAATCCAATCTGATTTTCTATTAAAAAAACTTACAATACCAGAAGAATCTTAGAAGAATCGAAGATGAGCAGTGGGGCTGCGATAAAAGCTTGGTTGGTGGTGGCAAGCATCGGTACAGTTGAGGCGCTTAAAGATCAAGGTGTAGCAAGATGGAATGGCCCTCTCAAGGCACTTCACCATCATGCGAAAACGAAGATTGTTTCTTCTTATAATAAATCGATTTCTGATGGGTCTATCAGATCCCTCTTTGTTGGTGCGGAGTCGTCTTCTTCATTGTCGGCGGCAGAAGCGGCTGGTAAATACAGTTCGAAGAAAACAAAAGCAGAACGAATGAAGAAGGTTATGGATATGAACTGTTTTGGCCCCAATACTGttagattttagaaaaaaaatatagaaGATAAAAATCAGTACTACCATAATGGAGTATTTGTAGCGATTCCTCTGTGTTTGTAATACATtcattatacatgcaatattttgAATCTCAATCTTTGTTGAATGGCGATATATTTTGAATCTCAACGAGTCTTTTATTTGGTAAGTGATTGCCAATTCAGATAACCCTATTTACCAATTTCTAAAAATTGCCCAAAAAGTAGGAATTTTGTACCATGGTGTGGTATTTGTAAAAAGTATTTACAGATAGTAGTTTTAAACTTAATTACTTGAACGTAGTAAATTTCTTTTTCTGGTGAGTTGATCATTTCCTTTTTAAAATTACAATTAACCTTTATGTTTTACCACCGTTATCAAGGTTGTTTCCGGCTACCAACATGTTTAGGAAAGCCAAAATTAAATCTAAAACACTAACATTAAACAAAGATCAGCAAATATGTCTTGAAAATTAAAATGATAAACCAAAATCTAAATCGGCAAATATGTCTTGAAAATTAAAATGATAAACCAAAATCTAATTGTGAAGTAAAGATGATTGTGATGGTTAATCGGATTTATGAGTGCAATGGtatgttggaaaaaaaaaacatttttattttaagtatttgaTTTAGATTAGGAAGTTGTATGAGTGCAAAGGTATGTTGGaaaaaaaacctttttattttaagtatttgatttttattttaagtatttgaTTTAGATTAGGAAGTTGTGTGTTTGTTTAACAAGTATTACGTATTGGTTTAGATTACTGTTTTGAGTTTTCATTAGTATAAATAAGGACATGTATTCGTTAGTTTAGATAGAGATTTATAGCAATAAAGTATTTTGTTTGGTCTTGGGCATCAAGGCATTACGAGTTTAATACATTACAagtacaagtggtatcagagttaCGGTCATAGCCTGTAAGATGTGGTCATCCGGTAATTCCCAGTCTAACAAAGTTGATACTAAATCCTTGTATCGAAAGTCTTTTTGATGGCACAGGTTAGGTGAGCATGTCCCGAGAGTATCGACGGTATGAAAAATGATTGGATCTGATGAACAATCGTTGATGGGAGGCCAAGAGCAAAACTTTAGTTTGAAGGGAGGATTGTCGGGGTGCAAATCTAATCTCACATTggtaaaaagaaaaattagatgCGTGCATATAAGGTAGTGGCTAATCATTTCTATCATCAACTGGTTTGAGAAAATGGAACCTCATTGTTCTTCTATGTTGAGCATGGTTGCACTACTAGTGATCCTAACAAGACACTTGGTATTAGAGCGTGAAGGTTGAAGAGGGTCGGTTTCAAGAAAAGTGTAGAAATTTGTAGTGGGGCAGACGCAGCGGGAACTGAGTTCGGTTTAAGAGGGTGTGGATTGTTTTTGAACGCGAGTTGAAGCATCTCAACAACAGCCCCGATTTATCTTGATCAGGCTTGTTCTAAGGTAGAGAGAGACTAACCGAAGGCGCATAATAAACAGACGGGAAGACGTCAAAGCGGGTGACTTAGATTCGGTTCGTTTTGCGGGTGTCAGAAGACGGTAAAGGTGGTCGTGACCTTGTCTTGTTGTTCAGTGGAAAAGTGCTCTCGGAACAAGTTTGATTAGGTCGAGGTTGtcaaaaaagagaaaaaagacTTTGATTGGTTGAAACCAAAAGGAAGAAAAGTCAACGGGATTGCATAGCTCTTAATCGGATTGTTTGTAATAAGGGGATACCGACGTAGGTGCGTGAAAAGTGGGCGGGAAGGATCTGTCAAAGCAGGTGGCATTGGATTCAGTTTGTTTGGCAGATTGAAAAAAAAACAGTGGAGCGGGTGGCTTTGTTTTCTTAGTCGATGGAGATGCCTCTTTGAAGAACAGTAATCGAAACAAAGGAAGAGATTGGAGAAATTATGGTGGTGGAAGTTCAAATCGGATGGCTTTGGATCTAGCCGGAGAGAGGTCGTGAATCCAGAAAAAATCTAGATGGTAATGAACGTATCCAACGAGATGTCGTGGTACATGTTACATGTATTGTGGGATTCGtcaatacctttctgtggatataaagatcgtcgaaaacaGCGTTGAAACAAAGTAGTTATCGTTGTTTGAAGTTGAGGtggttttgggtgaaaatcgTGGCCACAACGTGGGGACCAGTCAGGCCCAAGGCCATGattattttagggttttcaacattTTTAAGCTTAATGTTCCGCATTTTTAGTGAAGGTTTGTTTCTCTTATATCGGGTTTGGAGTGTTCAGTGTTATCTTGGTTGTAGTCAGGGGAATTGTGTGGAAGGTTTATGGCCAGGATTCAATGGTTTTAGCATTTGTGCTTGGATTGGCATTTGGGGGTGCCGAGGGAAGTAGTATGTTGTTGAGGTTTTGGTTCGAGCATCTATCCTTTGGACTTCAATATTTAAGCGTGATATCATTTTAAGCATTTGGGGTTATTAGTGTTGCTGGGATTCGGAAAGTGTTCAGTTGGTCTGCAGGTGCGGTCTTTTGGGATGGTTAGTGATGCAGCACTAACATTAGTAACTGTCGCTTGTCAGCAGATCGATCATTAGAGGGTAA includes these proteins:
- the LOC111878083 gene encoding uncharacterized protein LOC111878083, coding for MSSGAAIKAWLVVASIGTVEALKDQGVARWNGPLKALHHHAKTKIVSSYNKSISDGSIRSLFVGAESSSSLSAAEAAGKYSSKKTKAERMKKVMDMNCFGPNTVRF